From a region of the Salinispira pacifica genome:
- a CDS encoding TetR/AcrR family transcriptional regulator: MSEKNSYHHGNLRESLISIALEELEKTGLDELSLRALADRLGVSKTAPYRHFATKRELLASLAAEGYELFANMLEEREEEVLALEGNDRVRRMYELYGEFARTRPELYRLMFSRLGNSLHSERCRTNAERAFASLIRMSVSLLRPPDQDPRPAALSLFASMHGWATLLMDDLIPPDTGVDWSNWQNFVQTLNINTTKSS, encoded by the coding sequence ATGTCGGAAAAGAACTCCTATCATCACGGCAATCTTCGTGAATCTCTCATTTCAATCGCCCTGGAAGAGCTGGAAAAAACCGGGCTGGATGAACTCAGTCTTCGCGCCCTTGCCGACCGACTGGGGGTATCCAAGACAGCGCCGTACAGACACTTCGCCACCAAGCGGGAGCTTTTGGCATCTCTGGCCGCTGAAGGGTATGAACTCTTTGCGAATATGCTGGAAGAACGGGAAGAGGAAGTGCTGGCCCTGGAGGGGAATGATCGGGTGAGGAGAATGTATGAGTTGTACGGAGAGTTTGCACGAACCCGTCCGGAACTCTACCGGCTGATGTTTTCTCGGCTGGGGAATAGTCTTCACTCAGAGCGCTGCCGGACAAATGCAGAGCGGGCATTTGCTTCCCTCATACGCATGAGCGTTTCTCTTCTCAGACCCCCCGACCAGGACCCCCGACCTGCGGCGCTCTCTCTCTTCGCCTCAATGCACGGATGGGCAACCCTGCTTATGGACGATCTGATTCCCCCGGATACGGGCGTGGACTGGTCCAATTGGCAGAACTTTGTCCAAACCCTGAATATCAACACCACAAAGAGCTCCTGA
- a CDS encoding Dps family protein: MSTTIGLDSKKLEPVAAGLNQYLADLGVLYIKIHNLHWNVEGPQFFQLHEKLEEFYDQTAEQLDDVAERILTIGFRPAASLKEYLNVAKIKELDSKPFGRDEVLKEVTQDFTYMLAESRKVLSQAEEADDQGTVDLMAGFISGYEKTLWMLRAFNS, from the coding sequence ATGAGTACCACAATCGGATTGGACAGTAAAAAGCTTGAACCCGTTGCAGCAGGACTGAATCAATATCTAGCGGATCTGGGAGTGCTGTACATCAAGATTCACAACCTTCATTGGAATGTTGAAGGGCCCCAGTTTTTTCAGCTCCATGAAAAACTTGAAGAGTTTTACGATCAGACGGCGGAGCAGCTGGATGATGTGGCTGAACGGATTCTGACCATCGGTTTTCGTCCTGCAGCCAGCCTCAAGGAATACCTGAATGTTGCAAAGATCAAGGAACTTGACTCCAAGCCCTTCGGACGGGATGAAGTTCTGAAAGAAGTGACCCAGGATTTCACCTACATGCTTGCGGAATCCAGAAAGGTTCTCAGTCAGGCTGAAGAAGCTGACGACCAGGGAACCGTTGATCTGATGGCGGGATTTATCTCCGGCTATGAAAAGACACTTTGGATGCTCAGAGCCTTCAATTCCTGA
- a CDS encoding beta-N-acetylhexosaminidase, whose translation MQKTNSHEVFPSVKHVATNGRSSHDLSSRLYLNGEKKTVEDVLSVFAPLFEPFVPLVQGSPKHDGSQPGPGIRGPEHISLKIDRDGFSRDVHTHMDSSYRLKIGEHEIEISAGGHSGMIYAFSSLLQLCASEGGNGAGLPAMEISDSPVFSHRGLMLDVSRHFFNVSTVKKLLDLMVVLKMNVFHWHLSDDQGWRVESFTFPELNTISSRREKTASKSRPVGGYYTHDEIREVVRYAGMRGIEIIPEFDMPGHVSAILAAFPQLSCRGVHGPVPGDFGIFEDVACAGKDEVYGFFSTLLDEILPLFPGPRVHLGGDEVPKSRWKECPRCQEKIRSEALKDEEDLQAFFMNSMIRVLNRHGKTCVAWNEAFYSPAMEDSAIMQFWREDGGAQLSNTALHGDRKVILSDFWHYYLDYPHGMTPFNKTWSYIPRIPNMKPEDAERIIGIEAPLWTEYVPNEERLYAMILPRIFALAETAWGRKSPEKFKNVLRRLERLELMLARIGYSGTPVRKASPGGIRAFFQLFRFFVPISWSRFLGTLKELKREGRR comes from the coding sequence ATGCAAAAAACTAATTCACACGAAGTATTCCCCTCAGTTAAACATGTTGCAACGAATGGCCGGTCCTCACATGATCTTTCCTCCCGCTTGTATCTCAATGGAGAGAAGAAGACAGTTGAAGATGTATTATCGGTGTTTGCCCCTCTTTTCGAACCCTTTGTACCTCTGGTTCAAGGATCACCAAAACACGATGGTAGTCAGCCCGGGCCGGGTATCCGGGGCCCGGAGCATATCAGCCTGAAAATTGATCGGGACGGCTTTTCCAGGGATGTTCATACCCATATGGACAGTTCGTACCGCCTGAAAATCGGGGAGCACGAAATCGAAATCTCTGCCGGGGGCCACTCGGGCATGATCTATGCATTTTCCTCACTGCTGCAGCTCTGTGCCTCCGAAGGCGGGAACGGAGCCGGTCTGCCTGCCATGGAAATTTCTGATTCACCCGTTTTTTCCCACAGAGGGCTGATGCTGGATGTATCACGACATTTTTTCAATGTCAGTACCGTTAAGAAGCTTCTCGATCTTATGGTTGTGCTGAAGATGAATGTATTCCATTGGCACCTCAGTGACGATCAGGGGTGGCGGGTGGAGAGTTTTACGTTCCCGGAACTGAACACTATCAGCAGCCGGAGGGAAAAGACTGCCTCCAAAAGCCGTCCCGTCGGCGGATACTATACCCATGATGAGATCCGGGAGGTGGTTCGCTATGCCGGGATGAGAGGTATCGAGATTATTCCCGAGTTTGATATGCCCGGTCATGTGAGTGCGATTCTGGCAGCCTTTCCACAGCTGTCCTGCCGGGGAGTCCACGGGCCTGTGCCTGGAGATTTCGGTATTTTTGAAGATGTAGCCTGTGCAGGAAAAGATGAAGTGTACGGATTTTTCTCCACGCTTCTGGATGAAATTCTTCCCCTGTTTCCCGGCCCCCGGGTGCACCTTGGGGGGGATGAAGTGCCCAAATCCCGATGGAAGGAATGTCCCCGTTGTCAGGAAAAGATCCGCAGCGAAGCCCTGAAGGATGAAGAGGATCTTCAGGCCTTTTTTATGAACTCAATGATCCGTGTACTGAACAGACACGGGAAAACCTGTGTGGCATGGAATGAAGCTTTCTACTCTCCGGCAATGGAAGATTCGGCGATCATGCAGTTTTGGCGGGAAGATGGCGGGGCGCAATTAAGCAATACGGCTCTCCATGGCGACAGGAAGGTGATATTATCAGATTTCTGGCATTATTACCTTGATTACCCCCATGGAATGACTCCATTTAACAAGACATGGTCCTACATTCCCCGAATCCCCAACATGAAGCCGGAAGATGCAGAGAGGATTATCGGCATAGAAGCTCCGCTGTGGACAGAATATGTACCCAATGAAGAAAGACTGTATGCAATGATTCTTCCAAGGATATTTGCACTTGCGGAAACTGCATGGGGAAGAAAATCTCCGGAGAAGTTTAAAAATGTACTGCGTCGGTTGGAAAGACTTGAGCTGATGCTTGCCCGAATAGGTTATTCGGGAACTCCGGTCAGGAAGGCGAGCCCCGGTGGAATCCGGGCCTTTTTCCAATTATTCCGGTTCTTCGTTCCCATCTCATGGAGCAGATTTCTGGGCACGCTGAAAGAGTTGAAAAGAGAGGGGCGGCGCTGA
- a CDS encoding ABC transporter substrate-binding protein: MRKNRINTPIMFRGKVGSPALRGSLFVVLTAALLILAACGGGGSSTSAEAAGTGNSGSNAQEKSGESVPSISAAPVRLDIGLMPAVDTAPMFHAQDAGYFDDEGIDVEFTLFTNAQDRQSALQTGQIDGSMTDLVAVTVNAAGGFELYATMLTDGMFPVLSRPGASEQERVKIGLMEVSVTNFLADNWLASDYILEKTYINAIPARLEALASGQLDMGVFPEPIASVGASRGLDKLIFEPVDGFSPDVMVFTREAISAKEEAIFAFHRGYARAVEDISSDPSLARDAIMKHIPNLPDDLGNSIDLPEYHQPRLPDPAYLQKVISWTENAVGRELEIEPSQLTDGRFIQRK, encoded by the coding sequence ATGAGAAAAAACCGTATCAATACACCCATAATGTTTCGGGGGAAGGTCGGCTCTCCCGCTCTTCGGGGAAGTCTTTTTGTCGTTTTGACGGCTGCACTGCTGATTTTGGCCGCATGCGGGGGCGGCGGCAGTTCAACGTCAGCAGAAGCTGCAGGCACCGGCAATTCCGGGTCCAATGCCCAGGAAAAAAGCGGTGAAAGTGTTCCCAGCATAAGTGCCGCACCTGTCCGCCTTGATATCGGACTGATGCCCGCCGTAGATACCGCACCCATGTTTCACGCCCAGGATGCGGGATATTTCGATGATGAGGGCATAGATGTGGAGTTCACACTTTTCACCAACGCCCAGGATCGTCAGTCCGCTTTGCAGACAGGCCAGATTGACGGTTCCATGACCGATCTTGTGGCTGTGACAGTGAACGCCGCCGGCGGCTTTGAGCTGTACGCCACCATGCTTACCGACGGAATGTTTCCCGTACTGAGCCGCCCCGGTGCATCGGAGCAGGAACGGGTGAAGATCGGTCTCATGGAGGTGAGCGTCACCAATTTCCTGGCAGATAACTGGCTGGCGTCGGATTACATCCTGGAAAAGACCTACATCAACGCAATTCCTGCACGCCTTGAGGCGCTTGCTTCGGGTCAGCTTGATATGGGCGTTTTCCCCGAGCCAATTGCAAGCGTTGGGGCCTCCCGGGGGCTGGACAAGCTGATTTTCGAACCGGTGGACGGATTCAGCCCCGATGTAATGGTGTTTACACGCGAGGCAATCTCAGCCAAAGAGGAAGCGATCTTTGCATTTCATCGCGGCTACGCCCGGGCTGTGGAAGATATTTCCTCGGATCCCTCCCTTGCCAGAGATGCAATCATGAAACATATTCCCAACCTGCCGGACGACCTTGGCAACAGCATCGATTTACCCGAGTATCATCAGCCCAGACTGCCGGACCCTGCGTACCTGCAAAAGGTCATCAGCTGGACGGAAAACGCCGTAGGCAGAGAATTGGAAATCGAGCCCTCTCAGCTCACCGACGGGCGATTTATTCAGCGCAAGTGA
- a CDS encoding GNAT family N-acetyltransferase: MKPQVSLEEITEDTLDAVLDLEVTDDQKSFVPSNAVSIARAYFSKESWFRAIYVNGDPVGFVILHLDAHKAQYFLKTLMIDRKHQGKGYGTLAMEQVADFVQSLPDARELLTSYPREESGPRSFYEKLGFEATGLEEDGNIIMSKPL, translated from the coding sequence ATGAAACCACAGGTTTCTCTGGAAGAGATTACCGAAGATACCCTCGACGCCGTATTGGATCTGGAAGTCACCGATGATCAGAAGTCCTTTGTACCATCAAATGCCGTCTCCATTGCACGTGCCTATTTTTCCAAGGAGTCCTGGTTCAGGGCGATTTACGTGAATGGGGATCCTGTTGGGTTTGTGATTCTTCATCTGGATGCCCATAAGGCTCAGTATTTTCTTAAAACACTGATGATCGACCGGAAGCATCAGGGGAAGGGGTATGGCACCCTTGCAATGGAACAGGTTGCAGACTTTGTACAGAGCCTTCCAGACGCCCGTGAGCTTCTCACCTCATATCCCAGGGAAGAATCCGGGCCCAGAAGCTTCTATGAAAAACTTGGATTTGAAGCTACAGGCCTGGAAGAAGATGGTAATATAATCATGTCCAAACCGCTGTAG
- a CDS encoding sulfide/dihydroorotate dehydrogenase-like FAD/NAD-binding protein produces the protein MNKIISKEQLSDDVFKMIFEAPYIARARKAGQFLIIQLDSNFGERIPLTIADADEDAGTITIIFQAVGKTTLNLAAMNEGEHIENVLGPLGTPTEIEKKGTVVCVGGGIGVAPLHPIVQANKRAGNRVITIMGARNKDLLILEDEMKAYSDELIVCTDDGSYGRKALVTEPLKELCEGGDVDEVVAIGPPIMMKFCAETTRPFGVHTQVSLNTIMVDGTGMCGGCRVSVGGETKFVCVDGPEFDAHLVDFDNMMLRQKSYKAQEQKAAHKCKVGLNGGTEGRSKAEAAQ, from the coding sequence ATGAATAAAATTATCAGCAAGGAACAGCTTTCAGATGATGTGTTCAAAATGATATTTGAGGCACCCTATATTGCCCGGGCAAGAAAGGCCGGGCAGTTCCTCATAATTCAGCTGGACAGCAACTTCGGTGAACGGATTCCGCTTACAATAGCAGATGCGGATGAAGATGCGGGAACCATCACCATAATTTTCCAGGCGGTGGGTAAAACCACCCTCAACCTGGCGGCAATGAATGAAGGGGAGCATATTGAAAATGTTCTCGGTCCCCTTGGAACTCCCACTGAAATAGAGAAAAAGGGCACCGTTGTGTGCGTCGGGGGCGGGATCGGTGTAGCTCCCCTTCATCCTATTGTTCAGGCCAATAAACGGGCAGGCAACAGGGTGATTACCATCATGGGAGCCCGGAATAAAGATCTGCTCATTCTTGAAGACGAAATGAAAGCCTACAGTGATGAGCTCATTGTATGCACCGACGACGGCAGCTATGGCCGAAAAGCCCTGGTAACAGAACCCCTGAAAGAGCTCTGTGAAGGCGGAGATGTGGATGAGGTTGTAGCCATCGGTCCGCCCATAATGATGAAATTCTGTGCAGAAACCACCAGACCTTTCGGAGTTCACACCCAGGTAAGCCTGAACACCATCATGGTTGATGGCACAGGTATGTGCGGAGGCTGCCGGGTGAGCGTGGGAGGGGAAACGAAGTTTGTCTGTGTTGACGGACCCGAGTTTGATGCCCATCTGGTGGACTTTGACAACATGATGCTCCGTCAGAAATCCTATAAAGCACAGGAACAGAAGGCCGCCCACAAATGCAAAGTCGGCCTTAACGGCGGCACAGAAGGAAGATCAAAAGCGGAGGCTGCACAATGA
- a CDS encoding alpha/beta hydrolase fold domain-containing protein, whose product MPSPQSRFINYLLDRLQLKRFLDKPRNRERPEQILVLFGLKYEVKEHSNGTHGWLILSSRRAQPVMKLTYLHGGGFVNGIHPFHVLFIRYLIDTLNCIVLLPDYPLAPEYTVSDVYEYLMPVYFAFDAAHQELPGIIMGDSSGGNLTLGVTRHAIREGRGIPRGMVLLSPWLDLQMDNPDIDELAQADPVLDAERLRGYAVKYAGKLSTSDPIVSPIHETLEGMPPTMLLTGDRDILNPDARLFRKKAEREGLEMEYHEFSEMVHVWMLFDLLPEAQQAREMIRYFILRVTDPGDDEEGSHTDRS is encoded by the coding sequence ATGCCGAGTCCTCAAAGCAGATTTATCAATTACCTATTGGACCGGCTCCAATTAAAACGCTTCCTGGACAAGCCCCGGAACAGGGAGCGTCCCGAGCAAATTTTGGTTTTGTTCGGTCTGAAGTATGAGGTTAAGGAACACAGCAACGGTACACATGGCTGGCTTATCCTTTCCTCACGCCGGGCGCAACCGGTCATGAAGCTGACCTACCTTCATGGAGGCGGCTTTGTGAACGGTATTCACCCATTTCATGTGCTCTTTATCCGCTATCTCATTGATACCCTGAACTGCATCGTGCTGCTCCCCGACTATCCTCTTGCCCCCGAATATACTGTAAGCGACGTGTACGAGTATCTCATGCCCGTGTACTTTGCTTTTGACGCCGCCCACCAGGAATTACCGGGAATCATCATGGGTGATTCATCGGGGGGAAATCTGACTCTGGGAGTGACCCGCCATGCAATACGTGAAGGACGGGGCATTCCCCGGGGAATGGTGCTACTTTCCCCCTGGCTGGATCTTCAGATGGATAATCCGGACATTGACGAACTTGCACAGGCGGATCCTGTATTGGATGCAGAACGTTTGCGAGGATACGCCGTGAAATATGCCGGAAAACTCAGCACCTCAGATCCTATCGTGAGTCCTATTCATGAAACCCTGGAAGGAATGCCTCCAACCATGCTGCTCACCGGAGATCGTGACATTCTGAACCCCGACGCCAGGCTGTTCAGAAAAAAGGCTGAGCGGGAAGGATTGGAAATGGAGTATCATGAATTTTCCGAGATGGTACATGTCTGGATGCTTTTTGACCTCCTTCCGGAAGCTCAGCAGGCCAGAGAGATGATCAGGTATTTCATCCTCAGGGTAACGGATCCGGGGGATGATGAAGAAGGATCTCACACAGATCGGTCCTGA
- a CDS encoding ABC transporter ATP-binding protein, which yields MSTATGVIHLEKLTMRYTGGGGISSVSFSVPEGSSLSVIGSSGCGKTTLAHLIAGLLEAQSGKCTIPTGHRISLVQQKDALFPWLSARKNIELGAGGHRRRGGEGRQDQFKAQANDLSRKMGISQCMDRYPAQLSGGERQRVSIARALMSGADILILDEPCAALDAFTRERLQDLLLELQQERRLTAIYITHNIEEALFLSPRIMVMGQGRVHAMVENSMFPDSGARTRQEFYARVLELRRVLDEAAPALDAAATERKEEYSILNQRSERNHEE from the coding sequence ATGAGCACAGCTACCGGAGTCATACATCTTGAAAAACTGACCATGCGCTATACTGGAGGCGGAGGTATATCTTCTGTTTCCTTTTCAGTACCTGAAGGGTCGAGCCTTTCGGTAATCGGTTCATCAGGCTGCGGCAAAACCACCCTTGCCCACCTGATCGCCGGATTACTGGAAGCCCAAAGCGGGAAATGTACAATCCCGACTGGTCACCGGATTTCTCTGGTTCAGCAGAAAGATGCTTTGTTCCCATGGCTCAGCGCAAGAAAAAATATTGAGCTGGGTGCCGGAGGGCACCGGCGGCGGGGCGGGGAAGGCCGACAGGATCAGTTCAAAGCCCAGGCGAATGACTTAAGCCGGAAGATGGGTATCTCCCAATGCATGGACCGCTATCCCGCTCAGTTATCCGGAGGAGAGCGGCAGAGAGTCTCCATCGCCCGGGCCCTGATGAGCGGCGCAGATATTCTGATCCTGGATGAGCCCTGCGCGGCTCTGGATGCATTTACCAGGGAACGTTTGCAGGATTTACTGCTGGAACTGCAGCAGGAGCGCCGGCTGACGGCCATTTACATTACGCATAATATTGAAGAGGCACTGTTTTTATCTCCGAGAATTATGGTGATGGGGCAGGGGCGCGTTCATGCCATGGTCGAAAATTCTATGTTTCCAGACAGCGGAGCCAGGACCCGACAGGAATTCTATGCCCGGGTGCTGGAACTTCGAAGGGTGCTGGATGAGGCCGCCCCTGCTCTGGATGCGGCGGCAACGGAACGGAAAGAAGAATACAGCATACTGAACCAAAGGTCGGAGCGGAATCATGAGGAATGA
- a CDS encoding Fur family transcriptional regulator, with protein sequence MSELKIESISDELRRHNVSPSYPRKRILEYLIQRHNHPTVNTIYDDLIDEIPSLSKTTIYNNLRLFVEKKLVEEITIEGNEKRYDLYNPESHAHFRCISCGKLYDIRLDYADPFNELKDFQVHNLSIHLNGVCPDCINTASAAETNSTSRT encoded by the coding sequence GTGAGTGAATTAAAAATCGAATCCATAAGTGACGAGCTCCGGAGGCACAATGTAAGCCCCTCGTATCCCCGAAAGCGGATACTGGAGTATCTTATTCAGCGTCACAACCACCCTACGGTAAATACCATATATGATGATCTGATTGATGAGATTCCCAGTCTCTCCAAGACGACAATCTATAATAATTTACGGCTGTTCGTGGAAAAGAAGCTGGTTGAAGAAATTACCATTGAGGGAAACGAAAAACGATACGATCTATACAACCCCGAGTCACATGCCCATTTTCGTTGTATCAGCTGTGGAAAACTGTATGATATCAGGCTGGATTATGCAGATCCATTCAACGAGCTGAAAGATTTTCAGGTTCACAACCTCTCCATACATCTCAACGGAGTTTGCCCGGACTGTATCAATACGGCGTCCGCAGCGGAAACGAATTCCACATCTCGTACTTGA
- a CDS encoding DsbA family protein produces the protein MKNTVTQKTINIVLLIMIAGIAISLIFMQLSINRRIDELGTAVIRLIQTQSDEGARTGQSAETAPRMNIGDLKDYSYLGSQTADVEMILVLDFQCTFCIREYRELFPRIREDLVSSGEVKISYLPFPLDNIHENAIEAALAASAAEEQDMFWDFFDFLFENIQELSRESVLEHAAGLGADLAQFEAHMNNEANLRRIKDIQKELSEQGVTGTPSLIINDRLFIGYKSYGQLQQIINSL, from the coding sequence ATGAAAAACACAGTGACTCAAAAAACCATAAATATTGTACTTCTGATAATGATTGCAGGAATCGCAATCTCCCTGATCTTCATGCAGCTTAGCATAAACCGTCGGATCGATGAGTTGGGGACAGCGGTAATACGTCTGATTCAGACCCAGTCCGATGAAGGGGCAAGGACAGGTCAGTCGGCGGAAACCGCCCCCCGAATGAATATCGGAGATTTGAAAGATTACAGCTACCTGGGAAGCCAAACAGCCGATGTTGAGATGATTCTGGTTCTGGATTTTCAGTGCACGTTCTGCATTCGGGAGTACCGGGAACTGTTCCCCCGCATTCGGGAAGATCTTGTATCATCCGGTGAGGTGAAAATTTCATACCTTCCCTTTCCCCTGGACAATATCCATGAAAATGCCATTGAGGCCGCTCTGGCAGCATCGGCAGCCGAGGAACAGGATATGTTCTGGGATTTTTTCGATTTCCTGTTTGAAAACATTCAGGAGCTCAGCCGTGAATCCGTCCTCGAACACGCAGCCGGCCTGGGAGCAGATCTGGCACAGTTTGAAGCTCATATGAACAACGAAGCCAATCTTCGGCGTATCAAGGATATCCAGAAAGAATTGTCTGAACAGGGTGTTACCGGAACTCCGTCACTCATCATCAATGACCGGCTTTTTATTGGGTATAAATCATACGGTCAACTGCAGCAGATAATTAACTCCCTGTAA
- a CDS encoding carbonic anhydrase, which yields MKKILNGIVEFHTTDYVSQKERYESLRDHQQPRYLFITCSDSRVVPDLITKSQPGELFILRNIANIVPPYEKAEEYLSSSSAIEYAVEELNVRHIIICGHSDCGGCKLMLPGKAHTGDMGLTRKWLELAGDVKADIHRFAEERPGLDSHALSWHTEQSNVLQQMKNLLTYPSVAERYNSGELGVHGWHYIIQSGDIYQYNQESRRFELRN from the coding sequence ATGAAAAAAATTTTAAATGGAATTGTTGAATTTCACACTACCGACTATGTTTCCCAAAAAGAACGATACGAATCGCTGAGAGATCATCAGCAGCCAAGATATCTATTTATCACCTGCTCCGACTCCCGGGTGGTTCCCGATCTCATCACCAAGAGCCAGCCCGGAGAACTGTTTATCCTGCGGAATATAGCCAATATCGTGCCTCCATATGAAAAGGCCGAAGAGTACCTTTCCTCCTCATCCGCAATCGAATATGCTGTGGAGGAGCTGAATGTCCGGCATATCATCATATGCGGTCACAGCGACTGCGGAGGCTGCAAACTCATGCTGCCCGGGAAGGCACATACAGGCGATATGGGATTAACCCGGAAATGGCTGGAACTGGCCGGGGATGTAAAAGCGGATATTCACCGCTTCGCCGAAGAACGGCCGGGACTGGATTCCCATGCCCTTTCCTGGCATACGGAACAAAGCAATGTTCTCCAGCAGATGAAGAACCTTCTTACCTACCCTTCAGTGGCAGAAAGGTATAACAGCGGGGAGCTGGGAGTACACGGCTGGCATTATATTATCCAAAGCGGTGATATTTACCAGTATAACCAGGAATCCCGGCGGTTTGAGCTGCGGAATTAA
- a CDS encoding NAD-dependent epimerase/dehydratase family protein, producing MKTEVIFGTGPVGLHTAANLIRRGYPVRLVNRSGTLNELRRSVLAEFDPHLYELRKADARDRSQVLEASRGAGTIYHCVNPLYHQWAEVLPPVQTNLIEAALENDAVLAVSENLYMYARGVDLIDLETPVNPPSRKGRIRLELHEALLAAGREKGLQWTSIRASDFYGPGSSDQSLFGPTYFLDPLYTGKTMLMPGNPDIPHCYSYVGDFGRALARAAHEPEALGQSWIIGGTSGMTSRNVAELFMDMSGKSGKLRRLPTWIIRLMGLADPVMRELLEMLYQKEEPYEVSGRHFEQQFDFVLTEPRKAVTETIEWYEALKTQG from the coding sequence ATGAAGACAGAGGTGATTTTCGGAACCGGGCCGGTAGGCCTTCACACCGCGGCGAACCTGATCCGCCGGGGATACCCGGTCAGACTGGTGAACCGCAGCGGCACATTGAACGAACTGCGCAGATCTGTTCTCGCCGAGTTTGACCCCCACTTGTACGAACTGAGAAAGGCCGATGCCCGTGACCGAAGCCAGGTTCTCGAAGCTTCCCGGGGGGCCGGAACCATCTATCATTGCGTGAACCCCCTGTATCACCAATGGGCTGAGGTGCTGCCCCCGGTGCAGACCAACCTGATCGAGGCGGCCCTGGAGAATGATGCGGTGCTGGCTGTATCGGAAAATCTGTACATGTATGCCCGGGGAGTGGATCTCATTGATCTGGAAACGCCGGTAAACCCTCCCAGCAGGAAGGGCCGCATCAGGCTGGAACTCCACGAAGCGTTGCTGGCTGCGGGCAGGGAGAAGGGCCTGCAATGGACGAGTATCCGTGCATCCGATTTTTACGGTCCGGGGAGCAGCGATCAGTCACTGTTCGGGCCAACGTATTTTCTGGATCCCCTGTATACGGGAAAAACCATGCTGATGCCCGGAAACCCTGACATCCCCCACTGCTACAGCTATGTGGGAGATTTTGGGAGAGCGCTGGCCAGAGCAGCCCACGAACCGGAGGCTTTGGGTCAGTCGTGGATAATCGGGGGTACCTCAGGCATGACAAGCAGAAATGTGGCTGAACTGTTTATGGATATGAGTGGAAAGAGCGGGAAGCTCCGCCGCTTGCCGACCTGGATCATCAGGCTGATGGGGCTGGCCGACCCGGTAATGAGGGAGTTGTTGGAAATGCTGTATCAGAAAGAAGAACCTTATGAAGTTTCGGGGCGACATTTTGAACAACAATTCGATTTTGTGCTTACCGAACCCCGGAAGGCGGTTACGGAAACCATCGAGTGGTATGAAGCCCTGAAAACTCAGGGCTGA
- a CDS encoding ABC transporter permease, which yields MRNEPGKAPPGEKRSPKPLTGSAAMAASGLILVALLWQGGSLLLGTELVPSPLSTLRVFLRLLGEGVLLRHAAATLIRLLSAMVLGLMAALPLGIWAGVSRSGNRVISPLLYVLYPVPKIAFLPLFMILFGLGNNSKIILLFSVIVFQLAIASRDGVKSIPVELHRAARVLQLSAFQRFTTLYLPSTLPRVFSALRITVGIGMAVLFLAENYATQYGLGYFIMNNWVMISYPRMFAGILALGLLSSLILLLLDGLQRVVIPWYTSE from the coding sequence ATGAGGAATGAACCAGGGAAGGCTCCCCCGGGGGAAAAGAGATCCCCAAAGCCTCTCACCGGATCCGCTGCAATGGCTGCCAGCGGTTTAATTCTTGTTGCCCTGCTGTGGCAGGGCGGAAGCCTGCTGCTGGGAACCGAGCTGGTGCCCTCCCCATTGAGTACTCTCCGGGTTTTTCTTCGGCTGTTGGGGGAAGGGGTACTTCTGCGACATGCCGCTGCAACCTTGATCCGGCTATTGAGCGCAATGGTGCTTGGACTGATGGCTGCACTTCCTCTTGGAATCTGGGCCGGTGTCAGCAGAAGCGGGAACCGGGTGATTTCCCCTCTTCTCTATGTTCTGTACCCGGTTCCGAAGATTGCCTTTCTTCCTCTCTTCATGATTTTGTTCGGTCTGGGCAACAACTCAAAAATCATTCTTCTGTTCTCGGTGATAGTTTTCCAGCTGGCGATTGCCTCACGGGACGGGGTGAAGAGTATCCCGGTTGAACTTCACCGGGCAGCCCGGGTTCTCCAGCTGTCAGCCTTTCAGCGCTTCACCACCCTCTATTTGCCGAGCACTCTGCCCCGGGTATTCAGTGCATTGCGGATAACCGTGGGTATCGGGATGGCAGTCCTTTTCCTGGCTGAAAACTATGCAACCCAATACGGACTGGGCTACTTCATCATGAATAATTGGGTGATGATTAGCTATCCCCGGATGTTCGCAGGAATACTCGCCCTGGGACTGCTTTCCTCGCTGATTCTGCTCCTTCTGGACGGTCTCCAACGCGTTGTTATTCCCTGGTATACGTCTGAGTAA